One Luteimonas sp. MC1825 DNA segment encodes these proteins:
- the gap gene encoding type I glyceraldehyde-3-phosphate dehydrogenase: MAIKVGINGFGRIGRNVLRSALENFGSDIEIVAINDLLEPDYLAYMLQYDSVHGRFQGEVSVDGDTLVVNGKRIRLTQERDPANLKWGEVGADVVIESTGLFLTKESAQKHIDAGAKKVILSAPSKDDTPMFVFGVNDAKYAGEAIISNASCTTNCLAPIAKVMHDKWGIKRGLMTTVHAATASQKVVDGPSNKDWRGGRGILENIIPSSTGAAKAVGVVIPELNKKLTGMSFRVPTSDVSVVDLVVELEKPATYAEICAEMKAQSEGALKGILGYTEDKVVATDFRGDTRTSIFDAEAGIALDDTFVKLVAWYDNEWGYSNKCLEMVRVVAAK, translated from the coding sequence ATGGCGATCAAGGTAGGCATCAACGGTTTCGGCCGCATCGGGCGCAACGTCCTGCGTTCGGCGCTGGAGAATTTCGGCAGCGACATCGAGATCGTCGCCATCAACGACCTGCTCGAGCCGGATTACCTGGCCTACATGCTGCAGTACGACTCGGTGCACGGCCGCTTCCAGGGCGAGGTGTCGGTGGACGGCGACACGCTGGTGGTCAACGGCAAGCGCATCCGCCTGACCCAGGAGCGCGATCCGGCCAACCTGAAGTGGGGCGAGGTGGGTGCCGACGTGGTCATCGAGTCCACCGGGCTGTTCCTGACCAAGGAATCCGCGCAGAAGCACATCGACGCGGGCGCGAAGAAGGTGATCCTGTCGGCGCCGTCGAAGGACGACACGCCGATGTTCGTGTTTGGCGTGAACGACGCCAAGTACGCCGGCGAGGCGATCATCTCCAACGCCTCCTGCACCACCAACTGCCTGGCGCCGATCGCCAAGGTCATGCACGACAAGTGGGGCATCAAGCGCGGCCTGATGACCACCGTGCACGCGGCTACCGCGAGCCAGAAGGTGGTTGATGGTCCTAGCAACAAGGACTGGCGTGGCGGCCGCGGCATCCTCGAGAACATCATTCCGTCGTCCACCGGCGCGGCCAAGGCGGTCGGCGTGGTCATCCCCGAGCTCAACAAGAAGCTCACCGGCATGAGCTTCCGGGTGCCGACCTCCGACGTGTCGGTGGTCGACCTGGTGGTCGAGCTGGAGAAGCCTGCGACGTACGCCGAGATTTGCGCGGAAATGAAGGCGCAGAGCGAAGGCGCGCTGAAGGGCATCCTCGGCTACACCGAGGACAAGGTGGTCGCCACCGACTTCCGCGGCGATACCCGCACCTCGATCTTCGACGCCGAGGCCGGCATCGCGCTTGACGACACCTTCGTCAAGCTGGTGGCCTGGTACGACAACGAGTGGGGCTATTCGAACAAGTGCCTGGAAATGGTGCGGGTGGTCGCGGCGAAGTAA
- a CDS encoding DsbC family protein, with translation MKFLLPLMLCAVSLTACAESPAPGSGDAGAAATEAPAAGQVPKVEAGTADERAVAAIQTINPRVRIDHVGAAPLPGFRELIVGGQVIYVSDDGRYLLQGALFDVKEQKDLSQGGLATVRRDLLKTIPAKDRIIFAADKPDYTVAVFTDVECGYCRRLHQDIAEYNKRGISIEYLAFPRMGPASEDFKKMVSVWCAPDRRQALTDAKADKRVPTRDCTNPVAMHYDIGQRVGLTGTPMIVTAEGMQMPGYMPPDALRAALDKLAAEAAGP, from the coding sequence ATGAAGTTCCTGCTGCCCCTGATGCTCTGTGCCGTCAGCCTCACCGCCTGTGCCGAGTCGCCGGCGCCCGGCTCCGGCGATGCGGGCGCGGCCGCCACCGAAGCGCCCGCGGCCGGCCAGGTTCCGAAGGTGGAAGCCGGCACCGCCGACGAGCGCGCGGTGGCCGCCATCCAGACCATCAACCCGCGGGTGCGCATCGACCACGTCGGCGCGGCGCCGCTGCCGGGCTTTCGCGAACTCATCGTCGGCGGCCAGGTGATCTACGTCAGCGATGACGGCCGCTACCTGCTGCAGGGCGCGCTGTTCGACGTCAAGGAGCAGAAGGACCTGAGCCAGGGCGGCCTGGCCACCGTGCGCCGTGACCTGCTGAAGACCATCCCGGCCAAGGACCGCATCATCTTCGCCGCCGACAAGCCGGACTACACGGTGGCGGTGTTCACCGACGTCGAATGCGGCTACTGCCGCAGGCTCCACCAGGACATCGCCGAGTACAACAAGCGCGGCATCTCCATCGAGTACCTGGCGTTCCCGCGCATGGGCCCGGCCAGCGAGGACTTCAAGAAGATGGTTTCGGTCTGGTGCGCCCCGGACCGCCGCCAGGCGCTGACCGATGCCAAGGCGGACAAGCGCGTGCCCACGCGCGACTGCACCAATCCGGTCGCGATGCACTACGACATCGGCCAGCGCGTCGGCCTGACCGGCACGCCGATGATCGTCACCGCCGAGGGCATGCAGATGCCCGGCTACATGCCGCCGGACGCGCTGCGCGCGGCGCTGGACAAGCTGGCCGCCGAGGCTGCGGGCCCCTGA
- a CDS encoding DsbA family oxidoreductase produces MRIDIWSDVVCPWCWIGKHRFQRALALLGDDAPGVEVRWHPYLLDPDADATPVPLREAYAAKFGGAERAAALLAQTQTAARAEGLPMDFSRGQVRVTTLPAHRLIWLAGREGNQDAVVEALFRAHFAEGRNLADPDVLVAAGGDGGGLDAARVHALLASDEGLAEVRAGIGQAQALGIRAVPTFVIDGRHGMQGAQTPDAFAEALRKLA; encoded by the coding sequence ATGCGCATCGACATCTGGTCCGACGTGGTCTGTCCCTGGTGCTGGATCGGCAAGCACCGGTTCCAGCGTGCGCTGGCGCTGCTTGGCGATGACGCCCCGGGCGTCGAGGTTCGCTGGCATCCCTACCTGCTCGATCCCGATGCCGATGCCACTCCGGTGCCGCTGCGCGAGGCCTACGCCGCCAAGTTCGGCGGCGCCGAGCGCGCCGCGGCGCTGCTCGCGCAGACGCAGACCGCCGCGCGCGCCGAAGGCCTGCCGATGGACTTCAGCCGTGGCCAGGTGCGCGTGACCACCCTGCCGGCGCATCGCCTCATCTGGCTCGCCGGCCGCGAGGGCAACCAGGATGCGGTCGTCGAAGCCCTGTTCCGCGCCCATTTCGCCGAGGGCCGCAACCTCGCCGATCCGGACGTACTGGTTGCCGCCGGCGGCGACGGCGGCGGCCTCGACGCAGCCCGGGTCCATGCGCTGCTCGCGTCCGACGAGGGCCTTGCCGAGGTGCGCGCCGGCATCGGCCAGGCGCAGGCGCTGGGCATCCGTGCGGTGCCGACCTTCGTCATCGACGGCCGCCACGGCATGCAGGGTGCGCAGACGCCGGACGCCTTCGCCGAGGCGCTGCGCAAGCTCGCCTGA
- a CDS encoding S1/P1 nuclease, translating to MRPHIPSRLPFFAALLTFAAAFAPGDALAWSAEGHRIVARIAEAGLSPAARVEVDRLLEGEADPTLAGIAAWADELRDTDPEAAKASARWHFVNFQGRCAFDAATDCAGNDCVIGAINRNYLLLAQHGRADGERRDALKFLVHFVGDAHQPLHAGLRDDAGGNRHQVNYKGDGSNLHRIWDGTILERRGLKSRAYAAELLARAPLAQDPTLQSQTPALDWALESCRIIEAGDVYPPEGRRVLGDTFLDARLPIVEERLRKAGARLAAMLNHALAPPVAVPGALPGASPAVVPAVDPTPVP from the coding sequence ATGCGCCCGCACATCCCGTCCCGCCTGCCTTTCTTCGCTGCACTGCTCACCTTCGCCGCCGCGTTCGCCCCCGGCGACGCGCTGGCCTGGAGCGCCGAGGGCCACCGCATCGTGGCCCGCATCGCCGAGGCCGGGCTCAGCCCGGCCGCGCGCGTCGAGGTCGACCGCCTGCTCGAGGGCGAGGCCGATCCGACACTGGCCGGCATCGCCGCCTGGGCCGACGAACTCCGCGACACCGACCCGGAAGCCGCCAAGGCGAGTGCGCGCTGGCATTTCGTGAACTTCCAGGGCCGCTGTGCGTTCGACGCGGCGACCGACTGCGCGGGCAACGACTGCGTGATCGGCGCCATCAACCGCAATTACCTGCTTCTCGCGCAGCACGGCCGCGCGGACGGCGAGCGCCGCGATGCGCTGAAGTTCCTCGTGCATTTCGTCGGCGATGCGCACCAGCCGCTGCACGCCGGCCTGCGCGACGACGCCGGCGGCAACCGCCACCAGGTCAACTACAAGGGCGACGGCAGCAACCTGCACCGCATCTGGGACGGGACGATCCTCGAGCGCCGCGGCCTGAAGTCCCGCGCCTACGCGGCGGAGCTGCTGGCACGCGCGCCGCTGGCGCAGGACCCGACACTGCAGTCGCAGACGCCCGCGCTCGACTGGGCGCTGGAATCCTGCCGCATCATCGAAGCCGGCGATGTCTACCCGCCGGAGGGCCGGCGCGTGCTCGGCGACACCTTCCTCGACGCGCGCCTGCCGATCGTCGAAGAGCGCCTGCGCAAGGCCGGCGCGCGGCTCGCGGCTATGCTGAACCATGCGCTGGCGCCGCCGGTCGCGGTGCCCGGGGCGCTGCCCGGGGCGAGCCCCGCCGTGGTGCC
- a CDS encoding OmpW family outer membrane protein, which translates to MRFKTIPLVALALCGAIAAPAALAQSTGDWTVALGAHQVNPDSDNGKLAAGTLPLDIGSSTRPTIAVEYFVRDNLGLEVLAALPFQHDIAISGLGRVGSTKHLPPTVSLQYHFNGQGKVSPLLGVGVNYTTFFSEDARGALAGSKLELDDSWGLALHAGLDFKVGEKGSIRVDVRWMDIDSDVTLDGAKLGTANIDPLVYGAAYVMRF; encoded by the coding sequence ATGCGTTTCAAGACAATTCCGCTGGTCGCGCTGGCCCTTTGTGGCGCAATCGCCGCCCCCGCGGCCCTGGCGCAATCCACCGGCGACTGGACCGTCGCGCTCGGCGCGCACCAGGTCAACCCGGATTCCGACAACGGCAAGCTGGCTGCCGGCACCCTGCCGCTGGACATCGGCTCGAGTACGCGCCCGACCATCGCGGTGGAGTACTTCGTGCGCGACAATCTGGGCCTCGAAGTGCTCGCCGCACTGCCGTTCCAGCACGACATCGCCATCAGCGGCCTGGGCCGCGTGGGCAGCACCAAGCACCTGCCGCCGACGGTCAGCCTGCAGTACCACTTCAACGGCCAGGGCAAGGTCTCGCCGCTGCTGGGCGTGGGCGTGAACTACACCACTTTCTTCAGCGAGGACGCCCGCGGGGCGCTCGCCGGCAGCAAGCTCGAACTCGACGATTCGTGGGGCCTCGCGCTGCACGCAGGCCTGGACTTCAAGGTCGGCGAAAAGGGTTCGATCCGCGTCGACGTGCGCTGGATGGACATCGACAGCGACGTGACGCTGGATGGTGCCAAGCTCGGCACCGCCAACATCGACCCGCTGGTGTACGGCGCCGCCTACGTCATGCGCTTCTGA
- a CDS encoding RDD family protein → MPSDASRTAAAHAAATTPSRPHALVGWRLLALFYDLWPALALWFALSALFAYGYMLAGHDARENIPPFSLLQWLLWLACWLAAGAYATVSWKRGGQTLGMRPWRLRVVAESGGTPAWQALWLRYAVGTLSLLAAGCGFWWAWIDRDRLTWHDRASQTRLRRDPKTR, encoded by the coding sequence ATGCCTTCCGATGCTTCCCGCACCGCCGCCGCACACGCTGCGGCCACCACGCCCTCGCGCCCGCATGCCCTGGTCGGCTGGCGCCTGTTGGCGCTGTTCTACGACCTGTGGCCGGCGCTGGCGCTGTGGTTCGCGCTGTCGGCGCTGTTCGCGTACGGCTACATGCTGGCGGGCCACGACGCGCGCGAGAACATCCCGCCCTTCAGCCTGCTGCAGTGGCTGTTGTGGCTGGCCTGCTGGCTGGCCGCCGGCGCCTACGCCACGGTCAGCTGGAAGCGCGGCGGGCAGACGCTCGGCATGCGTCCCTGGCGGCTGCGCGTGGTCGCGGAAAGCGGCGGCACCCCAGCATGGCAGGCGCTGTGGCTCCGCTATGCGGTGGGCACGCTGTCGCTGCTGGCGGCGGGATGCGGCTTCTGGTGGGCGTGGATCGACCGCGACCGCCTCACCTGGCACGACCGTGCCAGCCAAACGCGCCTGCGGCGCGATCCCAAGACGAGGTGA
- the xerD gene encoding site-specific tyrosine recombinase XerD, with protein sequence MTASTPAERRMRSMRLPPLHDADARAIAAFLDAWWAGSGAARQTLDAYRRDLEGFARWRDRGDLASADRAGLFDYLAWRTREGWSPRSNARLLSALRGFYGWRLLQGLRDDDPTALLDPPRLPRLLPKALSESEVDRLLEVPDIDDATGLRDRAMLELMYACGLRVSELVNLPATAVNLRQGVLRVLGKGGKERLVPLGEEAQHWLQRYLATARPQLAGRLAPAALFITAGGEAPSRQAFWALVKRHAGAAGIDPARVSPHGLRHSFATHLLNRGADLRALQMLLGHSSLSTTQIYTLVAREQLKRLHARHHPRA encoded by the coding sequence ATGACCGCGTCGACACCCGCCGAACGCCGCATGCGCAGCATGCGCCTGCCGCCCCTGCACGACGCCGATGCGCGCGCGATCGCGGCATTCCTCGACGCCTGGTGGGCCGGCTCCGGCGCCGCGCGACAGACGCTGGACGCCTACCGCCGCGACCTGGAAGGCTTCGCCCGCTGGCGCGACCGCGGCGACCTCGCCAGCGCAGACCGCGCCGGTCTGTTCGACTACCTCGCCTGGCGCACCCGCGAGGGCTGGTCGCCGCGCAGCAACGCGCGCCTGCTGTCGGCCTTGCGCGGGTTCTACGGTTGGCGGCTGCTGCAGGGCCTGCGCGACGACGATCCGACTGCGCTGCTGGATCCGCCACGGCTGCCGCGGCTGCTGCCCAAGGCGCTGTCGGAGTCCGAGGTCGACCGCCTGCTGGAGGTACCCGACATCGACGACGCCACCGGCCTGCGCGATCGCGCGATGCTGGAGCTGATGTACGCCTGCGGCCTGCGCGTCAGCGAACTGGTCAACCTGCCGGCCACCGCCGTCAACCTGCGCCAGGGCGTGCTGCGGGTGCTGGGCAAGGGCGGCAAGGAGCGCCTGGTGCCACTGGGCGAGGAGGCCCAGCACTGGCTGCAGCGCTATCTGGCCACCGCCCGCCCGCAGCTCGCCGGTCGCCTTGCGCCCGCGGCGCTGTTCATCACCGCGGGCGGTGAAGCACCGTCCCGGCAGGCGTTCTGGGCGCTGGTGAAGCGGCATGCCGGCGCCGCCGGCATCGATCCGGCGCGCGTCAGTCCGCATGGCCTGCGCCACAGCTTCGCCACCCATCTGTTGAACCGCGGCGCCGACCTGCGCGCGCTGCAGATGCTGCTCGGCCACAGCTCGCTGTCGACCACCCAGATCTACACCCTGGTCGCGCGCGAGCAGCTCAAGCGCCTGCACGCCCGCCACCACCCCCGCGCCTGA